Part of the Labilibaculum antarcticum genome, AATACGACTTTTGATTGTGCCTATAGGCAAATTCAAATCATCAGCGATTTCTCGATATTTATAGCCTTCCAAATACATCTTAAATGGTTCTCTTATAAAAGACTCTAACTTATTAAATTCTTGTACGATATCATTATAATTCTGTGTAGACATGGGGTTATCATTGCTTACATTTAAAATACCTCTATTGCTATTTGTTTCATTCAACAACCATTCCCGTTGCTTAACTTTGCGTCGGTATGCATTGATAAAGGTATTCTTCATGATGGTAAAAATCCATGCCTTTAAATTACTATGTGTAAATTTAGCTCTGTAAGTGATGGCTTTTAGTAAAGTGTCCTGGCATAAATCCAATGCATCATCCTGATTTGAGGTTAGCATGAATGCATAGTTCTTTAATTGCTGATCAAGGCTAAGGATATGTGTTTTAAATTCGATTGTTGTCATGATTCTTTGTTTTTAGTTTGTTTAACTAATTTACAAAAAGAATGAACAAAAGTCAAAATTTATTTTGTAGCTGAAATAATTTTGGTTGGATATTCTAAATAAGAAAACCTCAGAATCCTTTTGTTAAAAGGCTTATCTGAGGTTTTTAAAACTTTATTAAA contains:
- a CDS encoding RNA polymerase sigma factor produces the protein MTTIEFKTHILSLDQQLKNYAFMLTSNQDDALDLCQDTLLKAITYRAKFTHSNLKAWIFTIMKNTFINAYRRKVKQREWLLNETNSNRGILNVSNDNPMSTQNYNDIVQEFNKLESFIREPFKMYLEGYKYREIADDLNLPIGTIKSRIFQGRRILMESLKEFAN